TCGTGCAGTTCTCGCCGCCGCTCGTGATGTCGCGCGACGAGATCGTGTGGTTCGTCGCGCAGATCCGCGACATCCTCGTCGACACCTATGCGCGCGCGATGCGCTGAGCGCGCCGCCGGCATCTGTCACAACAGGAGCATTCGATGCGAACCTCACAACAGTCCTATATCGACGGGCAGTGGCTCGATCCGGCCGGAGCGCCGGCGATCGACGTGATCGATCCGGCCACCGCGAGGCCGTACGCGCAGCTCAGGATCGGCGGCGCGGCCGATGCAGACCGCGCGGTCGGCGCGGCGAAGCAGGCCTTCGCTACGTACGCGCGCTGGCCGGTCGACGAGCGCGTCGCGCTGCTGCGGCGCGTGCTCGAGATCTACCAGCGCCGCTACGAAGAGGTCGCGCAAACGATCAGCCAGGAGATGGGTGCGCCGATCGCATTCGCGCGCGCGATGCAGGCCGCGGTCGGCAGCGCGCACCTCGAACAGACGATCCGCGCGCTGCAGTCGTTCCGCTTCAGCACGCAGACCGATTCGCTGCTGGTGTCGCACGAGCCGATCGGCGTGTGCGCGCTGATCACGCCGTGGAACTGGCCGATCAACCAGATCGTGTGCAAGGTCGCGCCGGCGCTTGCGGCCGGCTGCACGATGGTGCTCAAGCCAAGCGAGATCGCGCCGTTCAGCGCGATCCTGTTCGCGGAGATCCTGCACGAGGCCGGCGTGCCGCCCGGCGTGTTCAACCTCGTGCACGGATACGGGCATGAAGTGGGCGATGCGCTGTCGCGGCACCCGGATGTCGACATGGTGTCGTTCACGGGCTCGACGCGCGCGGGCGTCGAGGTCGCAAAAGCCGCCGCCGATACCGTGAAGCGCGTGCATCAGGAACTCGGCAGCAAGAGCCCGAACCTGATCCTACCCGACGCCGACATCGAGGATGCGGTTACGCGCGGCGTGCGCAGTTGCTTCAGCAACAGCGGCCAGTCGTGCAATGCGCCGACCCGCATGCTCGTGCATGCCGATCACTTGGCGCTGGCCGAGCACGCCGCGCGCCGGGAGGCGGAACGCACCGCCGTCGGCGATCCTCGTTCGCCGGAAACCGGCATCGGGCCGGTGGTCAGCCGCACGCAGTTCGACCGCATCCAGCACTTCATCCGGCTGGGGATCGACGAAGGCGCGACGCTGGTCGCCGGCGGCCCCGGGCGGCCGGACGGGCTCGGCGACGGGTTCTACGTGCGGCCGACGGTGTTTTCGAACGTCACGCCGGACATGACGATTGCGCGCGAGGAAATCTTCGGGCCGGTGCTGTCGATCATGACCTACCGGACCGACGACGAGGCCGTCGCGCTTGCGAACGATTCGGTCTACGGGCTCGCGGCCTACGTGCAGTCGAAGGATCTCGAGCGCGCACGCAGGATCGCGGCACGGTTGCGTGCCGGCAATGTGCACATCAACTACCCGCCGTGGAATCCGGCCGCGCCGTTCGGCGGCTACAAGCGCTCGGGCAACGGGCGCGAGTATGCAGAGTTCGGCCTCGTCGAGTATCTGGAGACGAAGGGCACGACGGGGTACGCTTGAGCGACGCGCGGATGCGCCAACCGGGCGCCGTGCCCTTTCATCGATTACGAGGAGTTCGACGATGCAGGTTCTGGATATGACCGGAGGCATGCGCTGCGCGGCCGCGCTTGCAGAGGGCCGCGCGCGATGAAGATCCTGATCGCCCGGATGAACCACGAGACCAACACGTTCTCGCCGGTGCCGACGCCGCTCGCGGCGTTCGGCCGCAACGGCCCCGACTGGGGCGACGACGCGTATCGCGCGAACCACGGGATGCGCACCGCGATGGCCGCGTTCCTCGACGCGGCCGCGCGCGAAGGCGCCGATATCGTGACGCCCGTATCGGCGGCCGCGAATCCGAGCGGGCCGGTCGCGGCCGACGCATATGCGGCGATCTGCGATGCGATCGTCGCAGCTGCGCCCGGCTGCGACGCGGTGATGCTCGACCTGCATGGCGCGATGGTCGCCGAGCAGAGCGCGGACGGCGAGGGCGATCTGCTCGCGCGCGTGCGCGCGGCGCTGCCCGGCGCGCCGATCGCGGTCGCGCTCGACCTGCACGCGAACGTCACGCAGAAGATGATCGATCACGCGGACGTGATCGTCAGTTTCAAGACCTATCCGCACATCGACATGGTTGAGACGGGCGAGCATGCGGCGCGCGTGCTGCTCGACCGGCTCCACGGTCGCGCGCGGCCCGTGCTCGCGTGGCGGCAGCCGCCACTGATGACGTCGACGTTGCGCAGCGCGAGTGCCGAAGGCGCGATGCGGCGCGCGGTGGAAGCGGCGCGCGCGGCCGAGGCCGACGGAATGCTCGCGGTATCGGTGTTGCCCGGCTTTTCGCTTGCGGACATTCCCGCGCCATGTATCAGCGTCGTCGTGGTCGCCGACGGCGACCGGGCCGCAGCCGACGCTGTGGCCGAGCGCATCGCGCAGCAGATCTGGGACGCGCGCGACGAATTCGTGTACCGCAGCGCGCCGCTCGCGGAGTCGGTCGCGCAGGCAGCGGCGCTCGCGCGCGGCGCGGACCGCCCCGTGCTGATGCTTGACCACGGCGACAACTGCATGTCGGGTGGCCCGTGCGACACGATGGACCTGCTCGAAGCGGCGCTCGCGCAGGGGCTCGACGGCATTGTCAGTGGGCCGCTGTGCGACCCGCAGGCGGTGGCGCAACTGATCGACGCGGGCGTCGGCGCGACCGTCACGGTGCCGATCGGCAACCGACTGCCGTCGCTCGGCGGCGTGCGGCGCGAACCGTTTCGCGCGACGGGTGTCGTGCGCGCGCTGACCGACGGCGAGTACGTGATCACGGGGCCGACGTATACGGGCCAGCGTGCGTACATGGGCCGCACGGCCGTGCTCGACATCGGCGCGGCGACGCTCGTCGTCACCGAGCGCACGCAGGAGCCGTGGGATCTCGGCGTGTTCGAGAGCGTTGGCGTCGATCCGCGCCGCGCGCGCTTCCTGCTGCTGAAGTCGCGGATGTATTGCCGGCCCGTGTTCGTGCCGATCGCGGCCGCGCTGGTCGAATGCGACAGCCGCGGTGTGACGGGCTCGGACTACGGGCTGTTTCGCTACGAGCGGCTCGCGCGGCCCATGTATCCGCTCGATGACATCGATCGGTGGGCGCCAGGCGCGCGCAGCACGGCCTGACGGAAACGGGCGCGAGACGCCGGATCTGCACGCTTTCGGGCATCATGCGATGGCATCGGCCCGTCGAGCAGCAGGGTCGTGCAATCCATTGCGTCCGCAACCGATCCGGAGAACCGACCGCCATGCATTCGAATCCTTTCCGCCTGCGCAGCGCGCGCCTGCTCGCCGCGCTGACCCTCGTCACGACGGCCGTCGCCACGCACGCCGCCGACTGGATCGTGTCCGGCAACGACGGCAAGTACCAGCGCGTCGAGGGCCGCGACACCTTCCTGGCTTCGCCGCCCGCCGATACGCTGACGCTGCTCGACGCCAGCATGTTCCCGCCGAAAGTCGCGCTGCAGGTCGACGTCGAGAACGGCATCCAGGGTCCGCCGCAGGCCGTCGCGATCACGCCCGACGCGAAGCTCGCGCTCGTCGGCGCGCCGACGCGTTACGACACGGCCGCGAAGCAGCTCGTGTACGACACGTTCCTGCAGGTCGTGAATCTCGACGCCGCGCCGCCCGCGATCACGCGCATCGAGCTCGGCACGCATCCGCAAGGGATCGCGATCGACCGCTCGGGCCGGCTTGCGCTCGTCGCCAATGTCGACGGCAGCGTATCGATCCTGCGCATCGACGGCACGCATGTGACGCTCGACGGCAACCTGAAGATCGGCAAGAAGCGGCTGGCGGGGATCAGCTTCACGCACGACGGCAAGCATGCGCTCGTGTCGCTGCGCGACGAGCAGGGTGTCGCGGTGCTGAACGTCGACGACGGCAAGGTGACCGACAGCGGCACGCGCCTGAGCACGGGCGTGGCGCCTTACACGATCGACGTGTCGAGCGACAACCGCTGGGCCGTCGTCAGCAACGTCGGGCTCGCGGGGCTGCCGGGCTATACGGGCACGCTCGCAGGCGACGCCGATTCGGTCGCGCTGATCGACGTGTCGCGCGTGCCGTTCCGGACGGTCCAGTACCTGACGGTGCCGTCGCTGCCGGAAGGCGTCGCGATCGCGCCGAACGGCAAGTGGATCGCCGTGCAGGCGATGGACGGCTCGAACCTGACGCCAGACAACCCGGGCCGCCACAAGCTCGGCAAGGTGCTGCTGTTCGAGATCCGCAACGGGCAGGCCGTGAAGACCAGCGAGTTGCCCGGCGGTGAAGCCGCGCAGGGCATCGTGTTTACCGCCGACAGCCGGCACGTGATCGTGCAGTTCAACGTCGAACGGCAGCTTGCGCTTTATGCGGTGGAGGGCGGCAAACTGCGCGATACGGGCAAGCGCATTGCGCTGACGGGCGGGCCGTCTTCGTTGAGGACCTTGCCGCGCTGACAGGCGCCGCATCGCGTCGTTCATTCGTTCGTATCCCATGAGTTCATGTGGCGCCCGGGTTCGCCGGGCGCCTGTCGATGTCCGCCCGTCTCCCGCGCCGCTGCAACGCAACAATGACGGCAATATGTGCTAGAAGTTACTTAACTTCATTTTGTTTAGTTAAACAAACTGAAAATTCGGGAAACTTCTTGTGGTGAATAAACAGTCGTTGCGGCACTGTAAGCCCCTGGGAAGCAGGTGACATTCCCGGAGGCAGGAGGAGGGCGGCAACGGTCGTTGCCGGATGATTCGTTTTAATTAACACGACTAAACGAAAAATGAAAAATCCACGACTCTTGATCGTCGCTGCACTGACCTGTGCAGCGCTTGCGGCGTGTGGCGGCGACGATATGAACAGTGCGTCGACGGCCTCCATTGAAGCGGGAGGCGCACCGTCGACCTTGCCGCTACCGACTTCCGGGCCGTCGCAGCCCTCCCGGCCGGATCAACCGGCCGCGCCCAAGCGCGTCGACATGAAGCTGACGCAGTTCGTCAACCCGCTCATCGGCACGCAGGTCAATTCGGATTCCGGCTACGCGGGCAACGTGAGCCCGGGCGCGACGGTGCCGTTCGGCATGGTGAACTTCGGGCCGAACACGCCGCGCTACAACTTCAATGGCTCGGGCGGCTACCTGTCATCGGGCGGGTCGAGCGGCACGATCGACTTCTTCAGCGTGACGCACCTGAGCGGTGTCGGCTGCCCGGGGCAGGGCGCGGTCGCGATGCTGCCGGGCGATGCGGCGACGGCGGTCGCGTCGGGCGGCCGGCCGATCGGCATCGGGTACAACTATGCGGATGAAACGGCCGAACCCGGGTACTACAAGGTCCGCCTCGCGAACGGCATCGTGACCGAGCTGAGCGCGACGGCGCGCGCCGGAATCGCGCGTTTCACGTACACGAACAAGGACAAGGGTTTCTTCTCGATCGATGCGAAGCTGAACGGCAACAGCGATTCGGGCAGCACGAAGGTCACTGCCAACAATGTCGCGCTGGCGCTCGCGAGCGACGGCAAGTCGATGAGCGGGCAGGCCGTGGCCCCGGCGTTCTGCACGCCTTACGGCACGGTGTGGAATGCGCCCGTGTATTTCTACGCGACCTTCGACAAGCCGCTGCGCAAGCAGGCGGGCACGTCGGCGGTGAATACCGTCAGCAACGGCGCGGCGACGCTGCAGTTCGACCTGAACGACGCGGACAGGACGGTGACCGTGAAGGTTGCGGTGTCCTCGGTGAGCGTCGAGAACGCGCGGCGCAACCTGCGCGACGAGGGCGAAAAACTGGCGTTCGACGATGCGCGCACGAAAGCGTCAGGCTTGTGGAACGACCGGCTCAACACGATCCAGATCGACCAGGCCGCGAATCCCGGCTCGTTGAACGCGACGCAGAAGGCGAACCTCACGAAGTTCTACACCGCGCTCTATCACGTGTTCGGCACGCCGACGCTCTACAGCGACACGAACGGCGAATTCCGCAGCATGCGCCAGCCCAGGAACGCGGACGGCAGCTATCCGAAGTCGGTCGACCAGACCGGAACCATTCCGCCGCGCGCGACCGCCAGGGTCCGCGACTACGCGTTCCGGCGCGCCGACGGTTCGCGGGGTGGCGCAGGCAATCACTACACGGGCTTCTCGCTGTGGGACACGTACCGGTCGCAGGCGCAGCTGCTGGCGCTGCTCGCGCCGAAGGAATCGAGCGACATGATGCAGTCGCTCGTCGTCGACGCGTTGCAGTGCGGCGCATTCCCGCACTGGGTCGACGGCAGCGACGACTCGACGCCGATGGCGGGCGACAACGCGCTGAACGTGATGGCAGGCGCCTACAAGTTCGGCGCGACCGATTTCGATCTGGTGTCGGCCGCACGCCTGACGAAGCAGTCCGTGTTCGATCCGTCGAGCGCATGCAACGACCGTCCGAGCGCACCGGGGCTCGCCAATTTCCTGACCGCCCACTACCTGTCGCAGAGCGACGACGGTCACTCGTCGTCCGCGACGATCGAGCGCGTGCTGAGCGACCGCTCGGCGGCCGCGTTCCTGCAGGCGCTGCCCGCCAGCGTACTGAACGCGCCGTCGGTCGGCGTCACGCCGGACACCATCGACACGCTGTACACGCGGGCATCGTGGTGGCGCAACATCTTCGACTATACGAACAAGGTGATCGCCGCACGCAATGCGCCGCCGGCCGGTTCGGCACCCGGCACACTGGGCACGCTGGTGCAGGGTTCGTTCCATGAGTCGACGGAGCCGAACTACTTCTGGACCTTCGCGCAGGACTGGACCGCGTTGATCGACGCGATCGGCGGCAAGCAGGCGGCCGTCACGCGGCTGAACAACCTGTTCGCGATCACGACGCCGTTCTCGACCGTGCCGACCTCCGGCAACCTGAACGGCGGCCAATCGTCCACCAACCTGTATATCGGCAACGAACCGTCGTTCCAGTCGCCGTGGGGGTACAACTGGGCCGGGCAGCCGAGCGGCGCTCAATACGTTCTCCCGATCATCATGTCAAGAGCATTCACGACCGCCCGCGACGGGCTGCCGGGCAACGACGACATGGGCGCGACGTCGAGCTGGTACGTGTGGGCGGCACTCGGCATGTTCCCGGTCATTCCGTCGGAAGCGGGGCTGGCGTTGTCCACGCCGCAATTCAGCGGGATCACCGTCTGGTTCGGCAACGGCAAGACGCTGCGGCTCGAAAGCGACAAGCAGGTCGCGATGGACGACTCGGGTCACCCTTCGTTTGCGTATATCCAGTCGCTGAAGGTCAACGGCGCGGACTATGCGGGTTCGTGGCTGCCGCTGGGCACCATCGCCAACGGCGGAACGATGCGCTACGCGCTGTCCGCGACGCCGACGCAATGGGCGGCCGCCGACAACCTGACGCCGCCGTCCGGGCCGAGCGCGGACTACACGCGCATGACGGCCGGCGTGTCGCCGGCGGCGATGCGGATGGGCCAGGCCGGCGCGCGCTGACGACGCAATCAGGGAGGAAAACAACGTGAAATCGAAAGAACGCCGGAAATTCCTGTCCTACAGCGCCGCCCTGGTCGGCACGAGCTGGCTCGCCGGCTGCAATGGCGACATCGATTCAATGTCGGGCGTATCCGGCTCAACCGCGAGATGGCGAAGACAGTCATCGCCAGACTCGACGACGCGATGTTGATCGCGAAAGCTGGCGTTGCGGACGCGTCTCGAGATACTCGAGCCCATGCGCGCGGTCGTCGCGATGCGCGTTACGGACGCAGCAGATCGAACCCGCCGAATACGACGACACCGCTGAGCGCGATCATTGCGACGGAATGCTGGCCGAAGTAGAGAATCGCGGCGGCAAGCCACGTCGTGATGCAGAAGGCGCCGATGCGGGCCATCATGTGTTCCTCGAATGCGTGATGAAGTGAGCGCGCCGCACGGCGTTCGCCGCTCGAACCGGCGAGCGGGGCACGAAGGCGGACGGAAACGGCGATCCGCGAAGCCGCGACGGCGGCATCGGCACGCGTTGCGTACCACGCCCGAAAGGGCGGGAGTCGGAACCGGCGATGTTGCGCGATCGTGCCCGGAGGCGGTCGAAGCGCGAATCCGGCAGGCGAAGCTGCAAGTTTACCAGCGTCGCTTCGCCGCCATTCTGGCCCTTTCGTGACGAAACCGATGCGATCTTCCGGTAAATCAATCAGGCCCCGATACTCAAGTTTCGTGTGACGAATGCCGTAAACGAGTTGGAAGGCGTTTCCCTTTCACCGTCACGATTCGTTGACCGACACACGGACCGACACGATGCAGATCGATTTCTCCACGACCACGCGATCCCCGCTGGCGGACGGCAGCCTGAGCACGAATACGTCGCCGGGTGCCGCGACGGCAACGTCGGCCACCGACGGCGCAACGGATACCGCGGGCACGACCGGCACCACCGGCACGAAGGGTTCGACCGGCGGCGCCGGCGAAACGCTCGGTGCATCGGGCGCGTCGTCGGAGAGCCCGGCGGTCGGTCAGTTGAAGGCGCTGATCGAGCGGCTGCAGAAGCAGTTCGCGACGCTGGAGCGGCTGATGGCGAGCGCGGCCCAGCGCGCGAAGGACGACCCGGCCGCGGCGGTCGAACAGCAGTCGCTGAGCGCGGAGGCCAGCGCGATTTCGGCGGCGCTCGCGACGGCGATCTCGCAGCTCGCGCAGGCGATCGAGAAGTCGGGCGGCTCGTCGGCGGGCGGGCTGGTGTCGACGCAGGCCTGACGGTTTCCCGCCGTGCCGCGGCCCGGTCACGGCTGCGTCGACCG
The DNA window shown above is from Burkholderia pyrrocinia and carries:
- a CDS encoding aldehyde dehydrogenase family protein, producing MRTSQQSYIDGQWLDPAGAPAIDVIDPATARPYAQLRIGGAADADRAVGAAKQAFATYARWPVDERVALLRRVLEIYQRRYEEVAQTISQEMGAPIAFARAMQAAVGSAHLEQTIRALQSFRFSTQTDSLLVSHEPIGVCALITPWNWPINQIVCKVAPALAAGCTMVLKPSEIAPFSAILFAEILHEAGVPPGVFNLVHGYGHEVGDALSRHPDVDMVSFTGSTRAGVEVAKAAADTVKRVHQELGSKSPNLILPDADIEDAVTRGVRSCFSNSGQSCNAPTRMLVHADHLALAEHAARREAERTAVGDPRSPETGIGPVVSRTQFDRIQHFIRLGIDEGATLVAGGPGRPDGLGDGFYVRPTVFSNVTPDMTIAREEIFGPVLSIMTYRTDDEAVALANDSVYGLAAYVQSKDLERARRIAARLRAGNVHINYPPWNPAAPFGGYKRSGNGREYAEFGLVEYLETKGTTGYA
- a CDS encoding M81 family metallopeptidase, producing MKILIARMNHETNTFSPVPTPLAAFGRNGPDWGDDAYRANHGMRTAMAAFLDAAAREGADIVTPVSAAANPSGPVAADAYAAICDAIVAAAPGCDAVMLDLHGAMVAEQSADGEGDLLARVRAALPGAPIAVALDLHANVTQKMIDHADVIVSFKTYPHIDMVETGEHAARVLLDRLHGRARPVLAWRQPPLMTSTLRSASAEGAMRRAVEAARAAEADGMLAVSVLPGFSLADIPAPCISVVVVADGDRAAADAVAERIAQQIWDARDEFVYRSAPLAESVAQAAALARGADRPVLMLDHGDNCMSGGPCDTMDLLEAALAQGLDGIVSGPLCDPQAVAQLIDAGVGATVTVPIGNRLPSLGGVRREPFRATGVVRALTDGEYVITGPTYTGQRAYMGRTAVLDIGAATLVVTERTQEPWDLGVFESVGVDPRRARFLLLKSRMYCRPVFVPIAAALVECDSRGVTGSDYGLFRYERLARPMYPLDDIDRWAPGARSTA
- a CDS encoding YncE family protein, with product MHSNPFRLRSARLLAALTLVTTAVATHAADWIVSGNDGKYQRVEGRDTFLASPPADTLTLLDASMFPPKVALQVDVENGIQGPPQAVAITPDAKLALVGAPTRYDTAAKQLVYDTFLQVVNLDAAPPAITRIELGTHPQGIAIDRSGRLALVANVDGSVSILRIDGTHVTLDGNLKIGKKRLAGISFTHDGKHALVSLRDEQGVAVLNVDDGKVTDSGTRLSTGVAPYTIDVSSDNRWAVVSNVGLAGLPGYTGTLAGDADSVALIDVSRVPFRTVQYLTVPSLPEGVAIAPNGKWIAVQAMDGSNLTPDNPGRHKLGKVLLFEIRNGQAVKTSELPGGEAAQGIVFTADSRHVIVQFNVERQLALYAVEGGKLRDTGKRIALTGGPSSLRTLPR
- a CDS encoding glycoside hydrolase domain-containing protein, translating into MKLTQFVNPLIGTQVNSDSGYAGNVSPGATVPFGMVNFGPNTPRYNFNGSGGYLSSGGSSGTIDFFSVTHLSGVGCPGQGAVAMLPGDAATAVASGGRPIGIGYNYADETAEPGYYKVRLANGIVTELSATARAGIARFTYTNKDKGFFSIDAKLNGNSDSGSTKVTANNVALALASDGKSMSGQAVAPAFCTPYGTVWNAPVYFYATFDKPLRKQAGTSAVNTVSNGAATLQFDLNDADRTVTVKVAVSSVSVENARRNLRDEGEKLAFDDARTKASGLWNDRLNTIQIDQAANPGSLNATQKANLTKFYTALYHVFGTPTLYSDTNGEFRSMRQPRNADGSYPKSVDQTGTIPPRATARVRDYAFRRADGSRGGAGNHYTGFSLWDTYRSQAQLLALLAPKESSDMMQSLVVDALQCGAFPHWVDGSDDSTPMAGDNALNVMAGAYKFGATDFDLVSAARLTKQSVFDPSSACNDRPSAPGLANFLTAHYLSQSDDGHSSSATIERVLSDRSAAAFLQALPASVLNAPSVGVTPDTIDTLYTRASWWRNIFDYTNKVIAARNAPPAGSAPGTLGTLVQGSFHESTEPNYFWTFAQDWTALIDAIGGKQAAVTRLNNLFAITTPFSTVPTSGNLNGGQSSTNLYIGNEPSFQSPWGYNWAGQPSGAQYVLPIIMSRAFTTARDGLPGNDDMGATSSWYVWAALGMFPVIPSEAGLALSTPQFSGITVWFGNGKTLRLESDKQVAMDDSGHPSFAYIQSLKVNGADYAGSWLPLGTIANGGTMRYALSATPTQWAAADNLTPPSGPSADYTRMTAGVSPAAMRMGQAGAR